The DNA window CTTGGCTATTTTCATGATCATTTTATACTGCTGTTTTCTTATTGCCTTTAAAAATAAAATAAAGAGCTAATAACATAAATGCTACACCAATCCACCGGGATAGATCAAACGGTACTTCCTTGCTTCCAAACCAGCCAAAATGGTCGATAATCATACTTGCAAATAACTGACCGATAACAGTTGAGATATTAGCTGCTGTTACGCCAATTTTAGGAACAGCTAAAACGGTTAGAAATAAATAAGATGCTCCGAATAAAGCGCAAGTAAGCTGCCATTTAGGGACATCAAAAACAGAGAGAATGTTTCCTTGACCAAAGAATACAATGACAATCGTTAAAATCATGGCACCTGTCGCAAAGGTTAAAAAAGCTGTTTCAAACGTACCTGTTTTTTTACTTAGTGTGCCGTTAATAGAAGACTGAGCGCTTAGCGTTAATCCTCCTATTAAGGTAAGTATCACCATTAATAAACTCATCGTAAAACCCTCCTAGAAAATAAGTACAAGCGCAATTCCCATACATACAATAGCCATTACGCGTTCTTTGTTAATTCTAATTTTGCTGCTGCCAAGCCAACCAAAATGCTCAATGATCATACTGGTAATCATTTGGCCCATAATAACAGCAACCATTGAAACGCCAATTCCGATAAAAGGGATACTAATCACTAGAATCGTTAAATAAACCGTACCTAATAATCCCCCGGTTAAATTCCACTTAGGCGCTTTTAAGACGTAAGGTAAATCTCCCTTTCCAGCAAATAAAGTGGTCAGACCTAAAATGAGCGTTCCCATGATAAAAATATAATAACTGCTTTCAAGTTTTCCAACTGTTTTTCCAAGTTCTCCGGCAATAGCGCCTTCCATACTTAAGGCAGCGCCGCCTAGAACCGCAACCAAATAAACCAAAAACTTCACGTTTATCACTCCAATATTTCTTTATATTTGTATATCTAGAAAAATAGATATACTAAGTGAAAAAAACTCGTTAAAGTTTTTTTCGTAAGAATGAAGAAAGCTCTTGAAGAGTTTCTTCATTTCGGCGATAGTATGTCCATTGACCGTGCCGAATTGACTCTAACAAACCTGCTTTTTGCATCATGGAAAGATAACTGGACACTGTTGACTGAGACAGCTGAGCTTTTTCTTGAATATCTCCCACGCAAACACCGCCTCTGCTGCTGACCTCCTTAGGCAAATGTGCTTGTTTGTCTTTAAAATGCTTTTCAGGTTCTTTTAACCATTCCAATATATTTAATCGGGTTTCATTAGATAATGCTTTAAAGATATCAATAGGTTTCATACTTATTATTTTATTCGTCACAGCTCAGATGTCAAATGTTCAAGTTTGCATTTTCTATTTGAATAACAAGCAATGGGTTGAATTATAACAGCTGTGAACAAAAAGTCAACTTATAATAGAGTATAAAGAAGAACATTTTACCCAGTCGTTTTTCTACTTATATAATCAGAAAGCAACTTATTTTTTTGAGTAGAACAGGTGACATATTCCTTATTATTCAAGGGATAGTTTAGTAAAATAGAAAAAAGTGAATAACAAAAGAAGCTAGTCTATTTACTCAAGGGGAGGGCTGCATATGCAAGGGAAAACAAAACAAGTGCGCTTTCGCAATATGGTAGCGTATGGATTTGGGGATTTGTTTGGCGGAGGATCCTTTTTTATTATCGGCACATTATTTATGGTGTTTTTAACGGATGTAGTCGGGCTTTCTCCTGTAGAAGCAGGAACGATAGTAGCCCTTGGAAAAGTGTGGGATGCTTTGTTAGATCCAACCATTGGGTACATATCTGATCATCTTCAAACAAAAAAAGGACGAAGAAGAGTCTTTTTTCTTTTTGGAATCATTCCAGTTGCAATCACGTTCAGTATGCTGTGGATTCCTATTGAAGGCTCGCATATGTTCAAATACACCTATTTTATCTTAGCCTACCTTTTATTTAACACGGCGTTTGGTATGGTGATGGTTCCTTACAATACGCTAGCAGCAGAAATGACTACAGATTATAGTATTCGTTCGAAAATGACGGGAATACGCATGGTCTTTTCACAAGGCGCTTCATTTTTAGGTGCTTTCTTCCCAAAGCGAATCATCGATGCATTTCCAGGTGGACAAGGATATTTAATTATGGGAATTATCTTTGGTCTTCTTTTCGCTCTTCCATGGATTTTTGTCTACAAGGGAACATGGGATAGCGGAGAAATAGTGGAACGAAAAAAGAAAAACGGATTTTGGTTAGAATTTAAGCAGCTTTTTATCAGTTTTGGAAGTGCATTTAAAAATAAGTCGTTTAACGTGTATCTTGCCATGTATTTAGCATCTTACATTGCAATGGATGTATTTAATGCTCTTTTCTTTTATTTTATTGCTTATTACATGCTTCGTGAAGCCATCTATGCGGATACCCTGAGCTTTGTGCAAATTACGCAAGTGCTATTTATTCCTCTTGTTACGTACATAGCCATTAAGTTAGGAAATAAATTAACCTATAACTTCAGCATGATCATCTGGGGAACGGGCATTATTTTATTCAGTTTCCTAACAAAAGATAGCTCTTTAGTTCTTATTTACTTAGTGGCGTTTTTCTTAGGAAGCGGTCATTCGGGAGCGATTATGATTCCATGGAATGTACTGCCGTTTGTATCAGATGTAGATGAGATGATTACGACAAAAAGAAGAGAAGGCGTGTATGCAGGGCTGATGTCATTTATTCGAAAATCGTCTCAAGCGCTTGCTATCTTTCTTGTGGGAGTTGCCTTAAAGAATATTGGCTATGTGCCAAACGCCGAGCAGTCGGCGTCTACAATAGCCGGCTTACAAAAGCTGTTCATGATTGTACCAGCTATTTTGATTCTCGTTGGCATTATAGCAACCATATGGTTCAAAATAAGTCCGAAAAATCACGAAATTTTATTAGCTGAAATTCAAAGAAGAAAAAAGGGAGGAGGGGCGAAGGACGTTACTCCTGAAGCGAAAGCGGTTTGTGAAAGCTTAACGGGCTATAAATACGAACAGCTTTGGAAAGACGTCACCATTTCAAAAGAAATTCGAGATAAAACGGTTGTTTAACCTTGAACTTCATGAAAAAGCGTAAAATTTTCAGCGCAAATATTCGCTAATTATATCCAATAAGAAACTCCCTCTGACGTATTGCCTTTTAACAAAAAAAGAAATTCTCCTGTCTATCGACTCACTTTTCAGGTGAATTTTAGAAAGAAAGGATTTCTTAGCACTAAATATGTGCAATTTGGCACGTCTTGATAGGGTGGATTGTACAATTTATAATGAAACTATAAACTAGCCACAGGCGCTTTCAGGGCGCAGGTATAAATTAGAAAAAAGGAAGGTACAGTTTATGCCAATTCGATATGTTTGTCCACAATGCCAAGGAGCCGGTAAGAAATTTGGATTGATAAAGTGCAAAGTGTGTAGCGGCGAAGGAAATATTATCATGTCTTCTAATGAGCCAGATCCAACTAAAAATAAAAAATTAAAATCATCTTCTAAACAAGATAAAGCAATGTAAGCTATTGCCGAGGTATGTATAAGCCCCGCTTTTCTATAGAAAAGCGGGGCTTTCTGCTAGACAGAAGGGTGCTTTTCTTATGATACAATAAAATGAAAGTAGCTAAAATAACATAAAGGGAACCGAAGGAAGAGGGAGATAGATGGAATACACAGCAAAACAGTTTACGCCGCAGTTAGAAAAGCATATACATACAGTCGAAAGGTCTATGCAAGAACTTCTCATATCAATATATGAACAATATAAAGAAGCTTTTGAAAAGAAAGGGGTGCAGCTTTCTATAGATGTGATCCGTGAAGGGGAAAATCCTTTTCACCCTGGTTATCACGTCACTATTCAAGTGGGTATTTTGGAAAAAGATGAGTTTTTAGATGGTCTTTTTATTCCTATCTGGCACTGTGTACGCACGTTTTTTGGCATACGTTCTTCGAGGAAGCTCCCGGGAAGCAAGATAACCGGAGAGCTGATGGAAGAAACGGAGGAAGAAATCAAAAAAGAAGTAGTAGATTATTTAAAAATGCAGCTAGAAGATTAGAAGCAGGGTGCTTCTAATCTTCTTTAATTTGAAGAAGGTGTAGTTTCTTTTTCAATTTGCCTTTTAGCACGAATAAAAGCCGTCAGCTGCTGAACTTCTTCTTGAGACAGTTGCACACCGTCGACCGTAATCGTATGAGTTTGAGGCGATGTTAATTCGATGGGTGCATCTGAAGGAGAATGGGGTTCCTTTTCCTTACCAAGCAAGTAATCGGTTGATGTATTAAATAGTTCAGCGATTGTAACAAGTGCTTCAAGAGAAGGACGACGATAGCCAGATTCATATCCTGCGTAGGTGCTTTTAGCAATTTCAAGCTGGTCAGCTGTATATTGAAGGGACCATTTTTTTTCTTTCCTGAGTTGAGCTAATCTGCTTAACATTCGTGACGCTCCTTTGTACGTATAGTATGTAAAAAACCGAGGCATTCAGCTCACGCGTAGACCTCTATAATCAAACCGTGAGCTAATTTACATTTTTATTCATTATATCATTGCTACAGGGAAAAGTGTACGCGAAACGAATAATTTTTCTCTTGATTTATTGAATTCTGCTTACTATAATTACAGGTGAAGTACGCGAAATGAATATAATTTTTTTGATAGATTGTCAGATTTTTTTACAAAAATTAAGCAAAGGGGATGTCGGTTTTGAAAAAACTATTATTGTTATCAACTGGCGGAACGGTCGCTTCACTTGAAGGTGAAAATGGACTTGTTCCTGGAATGGAGCCAGATCAATTACTAAGCTACATACCTGATTTAAATGAACATTGTCAAATTGACAGTAAATCTCTTATGAATCTTGATAGTACAAATATGCAGCCTGAATGCTGGATAGAGATGGCAAAAGCGATTGAAGAGCATTATAATGAATACGATGGTTTCGTTATTACCCATGGAACAGATACAATGGCCTACACATCGGCAGCTCTTTCTTACATGCTTCAGCATTCTAAAAAACCAATTGCGATTACAGGATCTCAAATTCCTATTTCATTTAGTAAAACGGACGCGAAGCGCAATATTGCAGATGCGATTCGCTTTGCTTGTGAAGATACAGGCGGAGTCTATGTGGTCTTTGACGGTCGAGTGATTCAAGGAACAAGAGCTATTAAGCTTCGTACAAAAAGTTATGATGCATTTGAAAGCATTAACTATCCATATGTAGCGTCTATCCATGACAATACGGTGGAATATACAAAAACCGTTCATCCTAGTAAAGAAGAGTTAACGGTTAATACATCTCTTTGTACGGATGTAGCAGTTGTCAAACTGTTTCCTGGCATTAAACCGGAATTTTTCGATGGATTAAAGGATGTATATCAAGGCGTTGTTGTTGAAAGCTATGGAAGTGGAGGAATTCCATTTCAAGTTCGCAACATTTTAGCCAAGCTTGTTGAATTAACAAATCACGGTGTATCCGTTGTCATTACCACGCAGTGTCTTGAAGAAGGAGAAGACATGGGCATTTATGAAGTTGGCCGAATGATTAATCATGACAGCGTCGTTCGCTCAAAAAACATGAACACAGAAGCCATTGTTCCTAAATTAATGTGGGTGCTCGGACAAACCAAAGACCCTCATCAAGTTAAAAAGATGATGGAAACGTCGATTGCAGAAGATATTAATTAAAAAAGAAAGCAGGTACAGCTATGAAACAAGAAACAGCAGGATATCGTACAGAAGCTGATTTTCTAGGAGAAAAACAAATTCCAGCAGATGTATACTATGGTGTACAAACCGCACGTGCCGTAGAAAATTTCCCAATTACGGGTTATAAAGTGCATGAAGAAATGATTAAAGCGCTTGCTATTGTAAAAAAAGCGGCAGCGCTCGCGAATATGGATACAAAGCGCTTATATGAAGGTATCGGAAATGCGATTGTACAAGCAGCTGATGAAATTTTAGCAGGTCAGTGGCATGAATACTTTATTGTTGACCCTATTCAGGGCGGAGCGGGAACGTCAATGAATATGAATGCCAATGAAGTTATTGCGAACCGTGCTCTTGAAATTATGGGAAACAATAAAGGTGAATATGGAAAATTAAGTCCTAACAGCCATGTTAATATGTCTCAGTCAACAAATGATGTATTTCCAACGGCTATCCATATTTCAACGCTGAACTTATTAAATAAACTTCTTATTACGATGAATGATATGCATGATGTATTTAAACGAAAAGCGCAAGAATTTGATCATGTGATTAAAATGGGCCGTACGCACCTTCAAGATGCTGTACCCGTTCGTCTTGGTCAAGAGTTTGAAGCATACAGCCGCGTGTTAGCGCGCGATATTAAACGTATCAGCGCGACGCGTGACCACTTGCATGAAGTAAATATGGGGGCGACGGCTGTTGGAACAGGCTTAAATGCAGACCCTCGCTATATTGAAAATGTAGTCAAACACTTAGCTGATATCAGCGGTCTACCGCTTGTGCATGCAGAGCATTTAGTGGACGCTACTCAAAATACAGATGCTTATACAGAAGTATCTGCAGCGCTTAAAATCTGTATGACGAATATGTCTAAAATCGCCAATGACTTGCGTTTAATGGCATCTGGACCTCGTGCAGGCCTAGGAGAAATTAGCCTTCCTGCTCGTCAGCCTGGTTCTTCAATCATGCCGGGAAAAGTAAACCCGGTTATGGCTGAATTAATCAATCAAATTGCGTTTCAAGTAATGGGAAATGACCAAACGATCTCTCTTGCTTCAGAAGCAGGTCAGATGGAGCTTAACGTAATGGAACCTGTGCTTGTTTTTAACTTGCTTCAATCAATCAGTATCATGAACAATGGTTTCAGAAGCTTTACAGATCACTGTTTAGCAGGAATTGAAGCAAACGAAACGCGCATGAAAGAATATGTAGAAAAAAGCGTAGGGATTATTACAGCTGTTAACCCTCACTTAGGCTATGAAGTCGTATCTCGTATTGCGCGTGAAGCGATTTTAACAGGAAAACCAATTCGTGAGCTTTGCCTTCAATACGATGTGTTAACAGAAGAGGAATTAGATCTTATTTTGAATCCATTTGAAATGACGAACCCTGGTATTGCAGGAAGTTCATTGTTTGATCGTCAGTAAATAGAACGGCTTCCATAAGGAAGCCGTTTTTTTATGAAGGCATTTGTTGAATGACTCGGCGTATTTTCTGAGCTGTTGCAGCCAAGGCGTCATCTTTTTCAGCATATTTAGGAATTTGCGTATAAAAATCTCCGAAACACTCCTCTTTATATCTCGGAACGACATGCATGTGAAAGTGAGTTAACTCGTTAAACATTCCTCCGTTTTGAGAGAGGGTAACTCCGTCTGGAATAAAGAGTGTCTTAACTGCTTTGGTCATCAGTTTAGCTGCATTCATCACGGCCAATATGCGTTCAGTATCTAGTTCGTCAATTTCCACTATATGCTTTTTGGGAAGAATTAATAGGTGTCCTTCGTGTGGAAAAGGCAAATCGTTATTCAGTAGAATATGAATGGGCCAACGTGGTTTTTTACCAAGAAGTAGAAGCAATGACTATACAAGAAGCAAAAGAGCGCGTTCAACATGCAAAAGTAAACGCCGCTATTCGCGCTGTTCATGTCATAGAAGATGTCGAATCGTAACGAAAAACTGGATCCTTTCGGGGATTCAGTTTTTTTGAGCAAATGAAGCAGGGATTTATATGAAGAAAGGAGAATGCAAAAAGAGATTTAAAAACGAGCAGCTGGTAGCGTCATTCAACAAGAACATCTCATTTCAATTACACAAAGAAAGGTAGATGTAAATGAAAAAAGTATGGTCTGGATTAGTTGTTCTAATTGCTATTTGTTGGGTGATAACAGGATGTCAGCAAAGCAGTGCTTCAAGTGGAAGCGGTACTGTTGAGCAAAAGCTCGTAATCGAAAAATACATAGCCGATAATCAATATGGCCATGCGGTTAAAATGAAAGACCAAAATCAAGTGCAAAAAGTGCATCAGTGGTTAAAAGATGTATCATGGAGAGAAGAAAAAGCTGAAATGATTCGAAAACCTAACTACATTCTTCACTTTGAACCGGTGGAAACAAAAAAGGATATAAAGGTACAATCTTATCGGATGTGGGTTAACTTAGGAAACGAAACAGTTGAATTAGCTACAGATACCCACTATGCACAGTTAAAGGGCAAACAAGCAAGGTCATTTATTGAATTAGTAGAGCCGAAATAGAAAGCAACTAACTATACAACAATGTCCAATGAAAGCTAAAACTGCACCTATTCATATTGAAGCTATCTTCACCGATATGCTTGATGATCTCGAAGGCACAGAGCTGTCCATTACTAACGCGCTTGATATGAGGGTGTAGAAGTATTCAATGTGAGAGGTGACAAGCAGCAATTATTAAATGTAGCAATAAAGGATTATACTTATAGGTAGATCCATTGTTAAAACATTTTACTATAAGAAGTAAGGGAAAAAGAGAAATCAAGACGCTGATTTCTCTTTTTTATTCAGGCATGTCGATGATTATTATTTCCGCGCATTTTGCGTAAAACAAAACTCACAATTAAGACTAAAATAACAGCACCAATAATAGCAGGAACAATTGCGAATCCGCCAATCTCTGGACCAAAGTCTCCAAAAATTAGAGAGCCTAACCATGCTCCAATGAACCCAGCAATGATGTTTCCGATAATTCCACCTGGAACATCTCGTCCCGTTAACGCACCAGCAAGCCAGCCGATAAGTCCTCCAACAATAAGCGTCCAAATAAATGACATATACCTAACCTCCTTTTTATAGGGAATTCCTTTTCAGTCTTTCCTAAAACACACTTTGTCATGCGCCATGCTTGCTGCGAACCCTTTTACATTTTTTCATCTATTTATCATATATGCTAACATAGCCTAACTTTAAATTGAGGAGTTATGTATGAGAATTCACTGTGAAAGTAACGATAAAATGAAGGACAGTAGTTCAGTCATATACATTTTAGATTCAGTGCAGTTTATTCTTAAAAAGGGGCATAAGGTTCATTTTCAAGGGATTTTCCCTGAGTTTTAATTATTTTAACGCAATTTATGATATCATTTTAAGTAAACTAATTCTTAACGGGAGAACAATATGGAATCATTATTATTAGATGAAAAACTTAAACACATTACAAATTTAATTTTAGAAAAAAAAGAAGAGTTCTCAAAACAAAAAAAATATGAAGAAAAAGATATTCAACAACAATTAGAACCGTGGCGTGTTCATTTAATTCAAATATATGCTGATTCTATCTCAACAAATGATACAAAAAACTTTGAAGTGCTTGAGGAGTGGGGAAGAGAAGTAGCGAATTTACTCGTTGTACTTCAGCTTCCATTGGATGTAGCATTAGAAGAAATTAGCTATTACCGAAATGTTATCGGGGAAATTATTAAAGAAGAAGCAAAAGCTGAGCCGTTTACATTTGATGCCTTCTATCAAGTTATTTCTCGTTTCAACGTAGTAGTGGACAAGGCTGTGCACTGGGTTAGCAAATCGTATATGACTGACTTTGCCAATAAAATCCAATCCGCTCGCTATGCAATTGATGAACTTTCAATTCCTGTGGTACGCATTACGAAAGAAATTGGCGTGATTCCTCTTGTTGGCGATTTAGATACAAATCGCGCTCAAATTTTAATGGAAAATGCGCTGCAACACGGCAGCGACTATAAATTAAATTGGTTGATTATTGATTTATATGCCGTTCCAATTATTGATACAATGGTAGCCGACCAAATTTTTAAAGTAATCGGTGCTTTAAGATTATTAGGAATTCAAGTGGTTTTAAGCGGTATCCGTGCTGAAATTGCTCAGACGATAGTGAACTTAGGGTTAGATTTGGCTGACATTACGACTTTCAGTAGCCTTCACCAAGCAGTGGAATATGTTAATCAAGCGGACTAATACAAAACAAAAGCCCATGATATGGTTACATACTCATGGGCTTTTATTGGTAGAAGAAAATTTGAAGTTTATTTAATAAAGCGTCTAAGGATTGACTAACTTGAAGTGTGTTAGGACTTGTCATTCCTTCACGGACAGCCGTTTGAATCATTAACGTTCGTGTCTGTTCGATTTCTTCTATTAGTATTTGGTACATGGATTTGTCTTTTTGGTGGGTTGAAAGCAGCATGTTAATTCCTCTTTTTTCTATAGTGATTATGGTTAAATTAACATTAATAGGTTTATTTTTAAATATTATGAAATTAAAAATAGTAAATTTTAAGAATTTTTCATATAAAAAAAGAACCTCTTTTTCAACAGAGGTTCTTTTTTTAATATAATAATTTATTATGCATGTTTATGATTACCACGCATTTTTCTCATAATGAAACTTACGATTAACACTAAAACGATTGATCCGATAATAGCAGGAATAATAGCAAATCCACCTACAACTGGTCCAAAGCTTCCAAAGATAGCTGAACCTAACCAAGAGCCGATAAAACCAGCAATAATGTTACCAATAATACCTCCCGGAACGTCTCTTCCTGTAATTAATCCGGCAAGCCACCCAATAATACCACCTACAATAAGTGCCCATAAAAATGACATAAATATCATCCTCCTTTTTAATGATGTATTGCTTATATAGGTTATTACCCCACTTAAAAGAAAACTATTCATAGAATAGCAAAAAAAATAAAAAAAACTTGTAAAGGGATCTACGAACTGCGATAGAGTCATAGAAAATAGACTAACTAGTATATAATAGAAAAAGGAACATAGTTTAGCAGAGAAAGGAGACATGAAGTGAAAATAAAAAACCAAAGCGATGTAGTAGAACAGCACTTGATTCAGCACTGGATGTATTTTCAGCATACGAAGAAATCTGTGAAGGTGGATACGTCAGAAATTAAATGGATTTCTGCACCTCCTTACAATCGAGGCGTATATGCAGGAACCCATCATATTGAGCCTGCATTAGGGATATGCCCTCCGGCAGGGGAGGAACCTCTATGGATTGTTGGTCCATCTTCATATGATAACCTTAGGCCAGTTCTTCATAAAAATGGATTTGTTCCTTATGAAAAATGGATCGGAATGATTCAGTTCATTCAAGAAAAAGAATACATACATGCAGGAGTAGAAGGGTTTCAATGTAAGCGAGTGCGCACAGAAGCTGAATTGAAAGAATGGATAACGGTATACATAGACGGCTATCAAAAACCAAAAGAAAAGCAAGCTGACTTTCTTGAAAGATTTAGGGAGCTTATGCAGCACACTGACCAATATCAGTTATATCTTGGCCTTTATCACAATCGGCCAGCTGTAGCTGGGTCCCTCTTTTTTTATGAAGGTACAGCTGGTTTGTATTGTATCACTACAGCTAGACATATGAGGAGAAAAGGACTGGCCACCGCATATTTGAAGGAAGTTCTTACTCAAGCAAAAAAACAGGCCCATACGTGTATTTTGCATGCCACAAGTGCAGGAAAGCCAGCCTATGAGAAACTTGGTTTTACAGGGGTTAACGAATTTGATGTATATAGATGGAGAAATAGAGATGGAATATAATGTGCTGCAGCTTGCGAAAAAAAGAGACAAAATTCGACAAATTTTTAAAAAAGTGTAGCTTCCACTTCGTTTTTGGTGTATCCTAGGAAAAAGCAGCAGCATGAGCTAGTGTTGTACATAGAACACAGATAAAAGGAGTCATTATGAAACATTTTTTTAAAACGAGCACGTTTTGGATAGGTTTGGTTGTCGGAATCGCGCTCACATTTGGGGGATATTTTACTGTTACTAGTATTTATGATTATTATTTAGGGTGAGAACAGCTGAAAGTATTGACTGCCTCTCAGAAAAATCTTCAAACTGCTTTTAAAGAGTATAATCAGCTTATGGCCGAAAAAAAAACTAAAAAGCAATTTATCAATGAACTCGATGATATTTCAAACACTATAAACTATGAATATAATGAATTAGCTTCCCTTGATCCTATGATGAAAACAATGTATAAGCATACGGGTGTCATCGATGATATGGAACTGATGATTGATAATATCGATAGCATTTATGAATTAACGATGAATGATCACAAAGACGCAACAAAACCGCTTCAAACCTACGTATCTGATTTAATGGAATATGTAGAAAAAGATATGAAAAAAGAAATAAGTATGCTAAATAAATAGAACAAAACAGCTGTCTAAACAAATAGGCAGCTGTTTTTTGTTGATTATAAAAGGAATCTTTTGGTTGCAGGCGAAAGAGTATACTATGTACCAATTCACTTACGTGCACCACGTTAACAAAAAGGGAGGACATAGTATGAAAAAAGTGGTGGTTATCCTATTTAGTTTGTTTTCATTAGCCGCATGTCAGGTGCCTACAGCTGAAACGCTTGAAGATCCTTATCCACCCTCTATAAAAATAATAGCGGAAGGCAAAAAAGCCATCATCAAGCCTTTATTTTTTTGTTGGACCGAATGTGAAGCTGAGTTTGGCGAACGAAAAAATTTTAGACAAATCGTTATGAAAGATAGTATCCCCGTCTCTCAAGATGGTCAAGTGTCCATTGAAATAGATGGTAAAAAACCTAATGCTCTTTATTACAAACAAATTCGCAATCAGTCTATTTATGAAAACATAGTAGAAAAAAAGGACATAAAAAAAACATCTGCTATTACAGTAGATTCTACCTATCGCGGTGATCGATATATACTCGTAGCGGACTGGAAGGATACCAAAGGAAAAAAGCTAATTGGGCGTGTCTATTACACCCCAGTAAAATTTGAAACGCCATAGCTATGGCTCTCTATGCTGTAATAGAGAACCATAATATGCTTAACTAATAGAATTAAGCGCTTGTGCAAGAGAAGAAGTAGTTTTAACACCTTCAAATGAAAGCCCTAAACGAATCGCAGTTTGAGAAATTTCCGGTCGAATTCCAGATAAAATTGTTTGCACACCAAGTAAACGAAGAGCTTTTACCAAATTAAAAATCTCTTGTGCCATCATCGTATCAATCGTAGCTACACCGAGCAGGTCAATGCATAAATGTTCAACGCCTTTTTCCGAGCATTGCTGAAGCGTGTTTTCTAAAATAAACTGACTTTTGACCGTTCCAATATCCCCCACAAGAGGCAGAAGTGCAACTTTGTTTTGAAGCATGATGACAGGAGAACTTAATTCATCAATTAACTCTTTCTGAGCGTTCAGCTGTTCTTGCGTATTTTTATGATATTCTTGAATAAAGGTATAAATAGATAGATCAAAAGCTTTAACAATAATGTCATACCACATAAATATCTTATCTACGCTTACCTCCTCCGAATGCAAAGAGATAAACTTTTTTAAGTAATTAACGGCAATTTTTTGTGAATTAAAATATTCTCGAACAATAAAGTGAAGAGGCGTACTTAAATGCTTTGGATCACGCGCTAGTTTTATCGACCACTGCTGGAAATCCGAAAAAAAATACTCCTCATCTTTTATAAATACGTCAAATAAATGCTGAAAATAATCTTGATTTTGCTGCTTCAGTTCTTTCACAATTGCTGGATTTTTACTCGAATATACGGAGAACTCATTTTCATCGTCGAGCTGATTGTACCAGTCTTCAGTTAATTGAAGAGAATGTTCTTTAAAAAAATGATATAAGTCCTGATTTTTATGCATGAAGACTCTCCTTACATATGTATAGTCTA is part of the Priestia aryabhattai genome and encodes:
- a CDS encoding STAS domain-containing protein — translated: MHKNQDLYHFFKEHSLQLTEDWYNQLDDENEFSVYSSKNPAIVKELKQQNQDYFQHLFDVFIKDEEYFFSDFQQWSIKLARDPKHLSTPLHFIVREYFNSQKIAVNYLKKFISLHSEEVSVDKIFMWYDIIVKAFDLSIYTFIQEYHKNTQEQLNAQKELIDELSSPVIMLQNKVALLPLVGDIGTVKSQFILENTLQQCSEKGVEHLCIDLLGVATIDTMMAQEIFNLVKALRLLGVQTILSGIRPEISQTAIRLGLSFEGVKTTSSLAQALNSIS
- a CDS encoding GlsB/YeaQ/YmgE family stress response membrane protein; amino-acid sequence: MSFIWTLIVGGLIGWLAGALTGRDVPGGIIGNIIAGFIGAWLGSLIFGDFGPEIGGFAIVPAIIGAVILVLIVSFVLRKMRGNNNHRHA
- a CDS encoding STAS domain-containing protein; translated protein: MESLLLDEKLKHITNLILEKKEEFSKQKKYEEKDIQQQLEPWRVHLIQIYADSISTNDTKNFEVLEEWGREVANLLVVLQLPLDVALEEISYYRNVIGEIIKEEAKAEPFTFDAFYQVISRFNVVVDKAVHWVSKSYMTDFANKIQSARYAIDELSIPVVRITKEIGVIPLVGDLDTNRAQILMENALQHGSDYKLNWLIIDLYAVPIIDTMVADQIFKVIGALRLLGIQVVLSGIRAEIAQTIVNLGLDLADITTFSSLHQAVEYVNQAD
- a CDS encoding GNAT family N-acetyltransferase, with the translated sequence MKIKNQSDVVEQHLIQHWMYFQHTKKSVKVDTSEIKWISAPPYNRGVYAGTHHIEPALGICPPAGEEPLWIVGPSSYDNLRPVLHKNGFVPYEKWIGMIQFIQEKEYIHAGVEGFQCKRVRTEAELKEWITVYIDGYQKPKEKQADFLERFRELMQHTDQYQLYLGLYHNRPAVAGSLFFYEGTAGLYCITTARHMRRKGLATAYLKEVLTQAKKQAHTCILHATSAGKPAYEKLGFTGVNEFDVYRWRNRDGI
- a CDS encoding aspartyl-phosphate phosphatase Spo0E family protein, which produces MLLSTHQKDKSMYQILIEEIEQTRTLMIQTAVREGMTSPNTLQVSQSLDALLNKLQIFFYQ
- a CDS encoding GlsB/YeaQ/YmgE family stress response membrane protein, producing MSFLWALIVGGIIGWLAGLITGRDVPGGIIGNIIAGFIGSWLGSAIFGSFGPVVGGFAIIPAIIGSIVLVLIVSFIMRKMRGNHKHA